The Lysobacter gummosus genome includes a region encoding these proteins:
- the rplC gene encoding 50S ribosomal protein L3: MTAKKYSLGIVGRKAGMSRFFTEDGKSVPVTLIEATPNRITQIKTTETDGYSAVQVTVGVRRAALVNKPEAGHLAKAKVEAGRGLWELRVEDDKINAFEVGGEIKADIFEVGQIVDVQGITKGKGFQGTIKRWNFSMGDATHGNSLSHRSPGSIGQRQTPGRVFPGKKMSGHMGAVQQSTQGLEVVKVDAERGLIAIKGAVPGAPGGDVIVRPSSKGA, translated from the coding sequence ATGACCGCGAAGAAATATTCGTTGGGCATCGTCGGTCGCAAGGCCGGCATGAGCCGCTTCTTCACTGAAGACGGCAAGTCGGTTCCGGTGACCCTCATCGAGGCGACCCCGAACCGCATTACCCAGATCAAGACCACGGAAACCGACGGCTACAGCGCCGTGCAGGTGACCGTCGGCGTGCGCCGCGCGGCGCTCGTCAACAAGCCCGAAGCCGGTCACCTCGCCAAGGCGAAGGTCGAAGCAGGCCGCGGCTTGTGGGAGCTGCGCGTGGAAGACGACAAGATCAACGCTTTCGAAGTGGGCGGCGAAATCAAGGCCGACATCTTCGAAGTGGGCCAGATCGTCGACGTCCAGGGCATCACCAAGGGCAAGGGCTTCCAGGGCACGATCAAGCGCTGGAACTTCAGCATGGGCGATGCGACGCACGGTAACTCGCTGTCGCACCGCTCGCCGGGTTCGATCGGCCAGCGCCAGACGCCGGGTCGCGTTTTCCCGGGCAAGAAGATGTCCGGTCACATGGGCGCCGTCCAGCAGAGCACGCAGGGCCTGGAAGTGGTCAAGGTCGACGCTGAGCGCGGCCTGATCGCGATCAAGGGCGCCGTGCCGGGCGCTCCGGGCGGTGACGTGATCGTCCGCCCGTCGAGCAAGGGAGCATAA
- the rpsJ gene encoding 30S ribosomal protein S10: protein MADQKIRIRLKAYDHRLIDRSASEIVETAKRTGAQVRGPIPLPTKIERYTVLVSPHVDKDARDQYETRTHKRVLDIVDPNDKTVDALMKLELAAGVDVQIKLT, encoded by the coding sequence ATGGCGGACCAAAAGATCCGGATCCGGCTCAAAGCGTACGATCATCGTCTGATCGACCGCTCGGCCAGCGAGATCGTCGAGACGGCCAAGCGGACCGGCGCGCAAGTGCGCGGCCCGATCCCGCTGCCGACCAAGATCGAGCGCTACACCGTCCTCGTCTCCCCGCACGTCGATAAGGACGCGCGCGACCAGTACGAGACCCGCACGCACAAGCGCGTGCTCGACATCGTAGACCCCAACGACAAGACCGTGGACGCGCTGATGAAGCTCGAACTCGCGGCTGGCGTTGATGTCCAGATCAAGCTGACCTGA
- the rplD gene encoding 50S ribosomal protein L4 — MELAINGSDKKLSVSDAIFDREFSEDLVHQVVVAYRNAGRAGTKAQKTRSEVNGTTKKSKKQKGGGARHGALTAPIFVGGGVTFAAKPRSFAQKVNRKMYRAAIAAILSELNRQGRITVVEKLDIDSPKTSGMIAMLKSLEMGRRPLLVTEEASENLYLSARNLPYVEVRDVQGLDPVALVGADSIVFTADAVKKIEEWLA, encoded by the coding sequence ATGGAACTTGCCATCAACGGTAGCGACAAGAAGCTGTCGGTTTCCGACGCCATCTTCGATCGCGAATTCAGCGAAGACCTGGTTCACCAGGTTGTTGTGGCCTACCGCAACGCGGGCCGCGCCGGCACCAAGGCGCAGAAGACGCGTTCGGAAGTCAACGGCACCACCAAGAAGTCGAAGAAGCAGAAGGGCGGCGGTGCGCGTCATGGCGCGCTGACGGCTCCGATCTTCGTCGGCGGCGGCGTGACCTTCGCGGCCAAGCCGCGCAGCTTCGCCCAAAAGGTGAACCGCAAGATGTACCGCGCGGCGATCGCTGCGATCCTGTCGGAATTGAACCGCCAGGGCCGCATCACCGTCGTCGAAAAGCTGGATATCGACTCGCCGAAGACCTCGGGCATGATCGCCATGCTCAAGTCGCTCGAAATGGGCCGTCGTCCGCTGCTCGTCACCGAGGAAGCGTCCGAGAATCTGTACCTCTCGGCCCGCAACCTGCCTTATGTGGAAGTCCGCGACGTGCAGGGACTCGATCCGGTGGCCCTCGTCGGCGCCGATTCGATCGTGTTCACCGCCGATGCGGTCAAGAAGATCGAGGAGTGGCTGGCATGA